A portion of the Trichomycterus rosablanca isolate fTriRos1 chromosome 17, fTriRos1.hap1, whole genome shotgun sequence genome contains these proteins:
- the si:ch211-129c21.1 gene encoding semaphorin-4E — MSSSFHSPNTLLDLLLACFFIGLCTSDCIPRKQIPYESNSIKVFREESIYNYSSILMREDLGLLIVGAREAIYALDINNISVTKTKVTWQVSWVKQNECTYKGKHPDIECRNYIRTLHQINETLMYVCGTNAFNPTCDYIAYVDGQLKLVGQQEEGKGKCPFDPFQRYSSIIVDGDFYSATFVNFLGSEPVILRNSLNVLRTESASYWLNEPNFVYMDVIPESKNSLDGDDDKIYIFFSENAIEYDFYNKLIVSRVARVCKGDKGGQRTLQKKWTSFVKATLECPIPGSILPSVVQDVFHVHHHNWRKNLFYAIFTSQSDSSVLSSVVCAYTVTDINEVFSYGKFKTPVTVDTSDVKWIMYSGEPPVPRPGACINNAARAMKIQSSLDLPDRTLQFIRDRPLMDDTVKPVTGRPLLFTKGISFTRLVVDCKIGLDGQTYLVMFIGTDKGFVQKAVNYNDEMHIIEELQLFKNPEPISVLRLSTSLGQLYAGSSSGVVQMPVADCGHYSSCLDCVLARDPYCAWDLSTHNCVTLPSPSKEINLVQSLLEGDASRCPRPVSVKVENRTLVLGNNIKLPCQQDSNLAQLNWRFESQQLNPSKEKYATYSDGLLIYNATATDAGCYTCESVERVVNKDYKRTLAIYELQIPSAKDHIGSHPTITVPLTTFENMAEATASPQHKNMVGSWVAMQVSLALLSVMMVALLLWNLCMGHLPLQKCCTSRGQKKQKALAQSESLPENTEPLQAAVFFHSNNSYRKGSSMDAFKYIRDESEI, encoded by the exons ATGTCATCATCTTTTCACTCTCCAAACACCCTTCTTGATCTGCTGCTTGCCTGTTTTTTCATTGGTCTCTGCACTTCGGACTGTATCCCTCGAAAACAAATTCCATATGAAA GTAATTCTATTAAAGTGTTTAGAGAGGAGAGCATTTATAATTATTCCTCTATATTGATGAGAGAGGACTTGGGCCTCCTTATTGTGGGAGCTAGAGAGGCTATCTATGCTCTTGACATCAATAACATCTCTGTCACCAAGACTAAG GTAACCTGGCAAGTCTCATGGGTGAAACAGAATGAGTGTACCTATAAAGGAAAGCATCCTGAT ATTGAATGTCGTAACTACATTCGAACACTGCATCAAATCAATGAAACGCTAATGTATGTCTGTGGCACAAATGCTTTTAACCCCACTTGTGATTACATT GCCTATGTTGATGGGCAGCTTAAGCTGGTAGGACAGCAAGAAGAGGGCAAAGGGAAGTGTCCCTTTGATCCCTTTCAAAGGTACTCATCCATAATAGTTG ATGGAGACTTTTACTCTGCCACTTTTGTTAATTTTCTGGGCTCAGAGCCTGTCATCCTCCGCAATTCTCTGAATGTACTGCGCACTGAATCTGCAAGCTATTGGTTAAATG AGCCCAACTTTGTCTACATGGATGTGATCCCAGAAAGTAAAAACAGTCTTGATGGGGATGATGACAAGATCTACATATTCTTTAGTGAAAATGCCATTGAGTATGACTTctacaacaagctcatagtgTCACGCGTTGCTCGAGTTTGCAAA GGTGATAAGGGTGGTCAGAGAACCCTGCAAAAGAAGTGGACTTCTTTTGTAAAGGCCACTCTAGAATGTCCTATACCTGGCAGCATCCTGCCCTCAGTTGTGCAAGATGTTTTCCACGTCCACCACCACAACTGGAGAAAAAATCTTTTTTATGCTATCTTTACTTCTCAGTC GGACTCCAGTGTGCTGTCTTCAGTGGTGTGTGCATATACTGTGACAGACATTAATGAGGTTTTCTCATATGGAAAGTTTAAAACACCTGTAACAGTTGATACCTCTGATGTAAAGTGGATTATGTACAGTGGAGAACCTCCTGTGCCCCGTCCAGGAGCG TGCATCAACAATGCAGCGAGAGCTATGAAAATACAGAGCTCTCTAGACCTTCCAGATAGAACTCTGCAGTTTATCAGAGATCGGCCGCTTATGGATGACACTGTGAAACCTGTTACTGGCAGGCCACTGCTCTTCACTAAAGGAATTTCATTTACTCGCCTAGTTGTTGACTGCAAGATTGGACTGGATGGACAGACTTATCTGGTTATGTTTATTGGCACAG ACAAAGGTTTTGTGCAGAAAGCAGTGAACTACAATGACGAGATGCATATTATTGAAGAATTACAGTTGTTCAAAAATCCTGAACCAATCAGTGTCCTACGTCTTTCTACCAGCCTG GGACAGCTGTATGCCGGTTCCTCGTCTGGTGTAGTACAGATGCCCGTGGCTGACTGTGGTCACTATTCATCATGTCTAGACTGTGTTCTTGCCAGAGATCCTTACTGTGCTTGGGACCTAAGCACTCACAACTGTGTGACTTTACCCAGTCCATCCAAAGAGAT taatttagtCCAGAGTTTACTAGAAGGAGATGCTTCTCGTTGCCCAAGACCAG TCTCTGTGAAGGTAGAAAACAGGACTCTTGTGCTTGGCAACAACATTAAGCTACCATGCCAGCAGGACTCCAATCTGGCACAGTTAAATTGGCGCTTTGAGTCACAGCAGTTAAATCCATCCAAGGAGAAGTATGCCACCTACAGCGATGGTTTGCTTATCTACAACGCTACAGCCACTGATGCTGGTTGCTACACATGTGAATCTGTGGAGCGGGTGGTCAATAAAGACTACAAAAGAACACTGGCCATTTATGAACTGCAAATCCCATCAGCCAAGGACCATATAGGAAGTCATCCTACTATCACAGTGCCATTAACCACTTTTGAAAATATGGCAGAGGCAACAGCATCTCCCCAGCATAAAAATATGGTGGGTAGTTGGGTGGCCATGCAGGTTTCACTGGCTCTTTTGAGTGTAATGATGGTGGCATTGCTGCTTTGGAACCTCTGTATGGGCCATCTGCCACTGCAAAAGTGCTGCACCAGTCGGGGACAAAAGAAACAGAAGGCATTGGCCCAGAGTGAGTCTTTGCCAGAAAACACAGAACCGCTGCAGGCTGCAGTGTTTTTTCATTCGAACAATTCCTACAGGAAAGGCTCCAGTATGGATGCTTTTAAGTATATCAGAGATGAGTCTGAGATTTAA